Proteins co-encoded in one Schistocerca cancellata isolate TAMUIC-IGC-003103 chromosome 5, iqSchCanc2.1, whole genome shotgun sequence genomic window:
- the LOC126187622 gene encoding uncharacterized protein LOC126187622, whose protein sequence is MTTVVKTLINKMSSVEEFIPLSYCPIIKCYAVLKSIHLEGTGPIPDVVVCTDTGQIFEFLEKRVVGIFDSENTNVEYITPFIKYTPPRLYYILKSADSVIVISRTGRLQLYTTFKNVYKVQVSDFKGTGTPQLGIWQKSELGNSEPSVVTDFSEDTVEQDASTSSEFHNLCSSMLQELAIKVKEAQVRLKEKQQFRTKLYYIASNTNFAEESETETSVVSLVGQKCGYVDSKNHELDNLVVTNTWHYVHNDKWIVGACVNNTSERCITDINLVLSNSWKQPVTYSSFVMNFEIRKVETQPGKLLKLSKPVNPMNQWKRISELPAREQACIAGVLPLPKFVEQKKFEISGTIKYSVKDLPSVDYQTILPNYQLNVLDVVSGNLAPFSCSTGKDLDTLAVRLVSEHVSLVLSNCCAEVKKTIVKDLSFEEKSHGILWNSGKQNSELHGTMLLVSGTVGQTTYLHVYARDVSQVILLVHCLYSVLTVHTTIELLIPKGTIKPMALWEALCSEMDYLIKNICNWRRQKEDSSEGNYKIIIDRQAYTEFMSKLSVLEQSTDACHQKLLAAMKT, encoded by the coding sequence ATGACAACCGTCGTTAAAACACTCATAAACAAAATGTCAAGTGTTGAGGAGTTTATACCATTGTCATATTGCCCTATAATTAAATGTTATGCAGTACTGAAAAGTATTCATTTAGAGGGTACTGGACCAATACCCGATGTTGTTGTGTGTACAGACACTGGACAAATCTTTGAATTTTTAGAAAAACGTGTTGTTGGAATCTTTGACTCAGAAAATACCAACGTAGAATACATAACGCCTTTTATAAAATACACACCTCCTCGTTTGTATTATATATTGAAATCAGCTGATAGTGTCATCGTAATTTCAAGAACAGGAAGACTTCAACTATACACAACATTTAAGAATGTTTATAAGGTACAAGTGAGTGATTTTAAGGGTACTGGCACTCCACAGTTGGGGATATGGCAGAAAAGTGAATTAGGAAACAGTGAACCGTCAGTGGTGACAGACTTTTCGGAAGACACTGTTGAGCAAGATGCGTCCACATCTAGTGAATTTCATAATTTATGTAGCAGCATGCTTCAGGAATTGGCCATAAAAGTCAAAGAAGCACAAGTAAGGCTTAAGGAAAAGCAGCAGTTCAGAACAAAGTTATATTACATTGCATCGAATACTAATTTTGCTGAGGAGTCTGAAACAGAAACAAGTGTGGTGTCTCTGGTGGGACAGAAATGTGGGTATGTAGACAGCAAAAACCATGAACTGGACAATTTGGTTGTTACAAACACTTGGCATTACGTTCATAATGACAAGTGGATTGTTGGTGCATGTGTCAACAATACCAGTGAAAGATGTATCACTGATATTAATTTGGTTTTGAGTAATAGTTGGAAGCAACCAGTAACATATAGCTCTTTTGTCATGAATTTTGAGATCAGGAAGGTTGAAACCCAACCTGGAAAACTTCTCAAACTAAGCAAGCCAGTGAATCCCATGAATCAGTGGAAAAGGATTTCTGAATTGCCAGCACGTGAACAGGCCTGCATTGCAGGTGTTTTACCACTGCCAAAGTTTGTTGAACAGAAGAAATTTGAGATTTCTGGAACCATAAAATATTCAGTGAAGGATCTACCATCAGTAGATTATCAAACTATTCTTCCTAATTACCAGTTGAATGTTTTAGATGTTGTTTCTGGTAATCTGGCTCCCTTTTCTTGCAGTACTGGGAAGGATTTGGATACCCTAGCTGTGAGATTAGTCAGTGAACATGTGTCACTTGTCCTCAGTAACTGCTGTGCAGAGGTTAAGAAGACTATAGTGAAAGATCTCTCTTTTGAAGAAAAATCACATGGTATTCTGTGGAACAGTGGTAAACAGAATTCTGAACTTCATGGAACAATGTTGTTAGTTAGTGGGACAGTTGGTCAGACTACATATCTTCATGTATATGCAAGAGATGTTTCCCAGGTCATTTTACTAGTGCATTGTTTGTATAGTGTGTTAACAGTGCATACAACAATCGAGCTGCTTATACCTAAGGGAACAATAAAACCTATGGCTTTGTGGGAAGCACTGTGTTCTGAGATGGATTATCTTATTAAAAATATCTGCAACTGGAGGAGACAGAAAGAGGATAGTTCTGAAGGAAACTACAAGATTATAATAGACAGACAAGCTTACACAGAGTTTATGTCAAAACTGTCTGTCCTGGAACAATCCACAGATGCGTGTCATCAAAAACTTCTGGCAGCAATGAAAACATGA